From a region of the Catalinimonas alkaloidigena genome:
- a CDS encoding alpha-L-arabinofuranosidase C-terminal domain-containing protein translates to MNLTSPNGSWGYVLGVLLLLGCAQATPLSDRPQNHAYVVDVAKPIAPIQPTMYGIFFEDINFAADGGLYAEMIKNRSFEFDTPLMGWLQPASDPFSMNEKSGFASAIKRSEEVANAHFLRVTVKADTGYRLTNTGFRGMGIQERMQYNLTLMARQPEGNTKLHVELIDTTGQVLGKATLTPSGSAWKEYSAQIVATGTAMKGRFSMRFEGKGVVDLDMVSLFPENTWKNRPKGMRADLVQLLADLDPGFLRFPGGCIVEGRTLARRYQWKKTVGDITGREVLINRWNTEFQHRPTPDYFQSFGLGFFEYFQLAEDMGAEPLPILSCGIACQFNTGELVPMDELDPYVQDALDLIEFANGPTSSVWGKVRADMGHPEPFHLNYIGIGNEQWGPEYIARYQVFEKAIKSQYPEMILVSGSGPFPDGEMFDYGWEQLKQMGAEIVDEHYYRSPSWFLENADRYDRYDRNGPKVFAGEYAAQSVAIASPDNKNNWECALAEAAFMTGLERNAEVVHLSSYAPLFAHVDGWQWTPDLIWFNNLESYGTPNYYVQKLFATNRGTAVLPLTEGGKPVTGQQGLYATAAKDAATGELVLKIVNSTATPQELNFQFKGVARLAKEGTLTVLQSDDLEAVNGFAASRNIRPTEQPLSTSGKRLALTAAPYSLSVVRVAAPGLK, encoded by the coding sequence ATGAATCTGACTTCTCCCAACGGTAGCTGGGGTTACGTCCTCGGCGTTCTACTTCTTCTGGGCTGTGCGCAGGCCACGCCCCTCTCCGATCGCCCGCAGAACCACGCGTATGTCGTGGACGTGGCGAAACCCATCGCGCCCATCCAGCCGACCATGTACGGCATTTTCTTCGAAGACATCAACTTCGCGGCCGACGGGGGCCTCTACGCCGAGATGATCAAGAACCGCTCGTTCGAGTTCGACACCCCGCTCATGGGCTGGCTGCAACCGGCCAGCGATCCGTTTTCGATGAACGAGAAGTCTGGGTTTGCGTCGGCGATCAAACGTAGCGAAGAGGTCGCCAATGCTCATTTCCTGCGCGTAACGGTCAAGGCCGATACCGGCTACCGCCTGACAAACACCGGCTTCCGGGGCATGGGCATTCAGGAAAGGATGCAGTACAACCTGACCCTGATGGCCCGCCAGCCCGAGGGCAACACGAAGCTGCACGTCGAACTGATCGACACCACCGGCCAGGTGTTGGGCAAGGCTACCCTAACGCCCTCCGGGTCTGCCTGGAAAGAATACAGCGCTCAGATCGTGGCCACCGGCACGGCGATGAAAGGCCGGTTTTCGATGCGCTTCGAAGGCAAGGGCGTAGTCGATCTCGACATGGTTTCGCTGTTTCCGGAAAATACCTGGAAAAACCGCCCCAAAGGGATGCGGGCCGATCTGGTGCAACTGCTGGCCGACCTGGACCCGGGCTTTCTGCGCTTCCCCGGCGGCTGCATTGTGGAAGGCCGCACGCTGGCCCGCCGGTACCAGTGGAAAAAAACGGTGGGCGACATCACGGGCCGCGAAGTCCTCATCAACCGGTGGAACACCGAATTTCAGCACCGCCCCACCCCCGACTACTTCCAGAGTTTCGGGCTGGGCTTCTTTGAATATTTCCAACTGGCCGAAGACATGGGCGCCGAGCCGCTGCCCATCCTGAGCTGCGGCATCGCCTGCCAGTTCAACACCGGCGAGCTGGTGCCGATGGACGAGCTCGACCCTTACGTGCAGGACGCGCTCGACCTGATCGAGTTTGCCAACGGCCCTACCAGTTCGGTGTGGGGCAAGGTGCGGGCGGACATGGGCCACCCCGAACCGTTCCACCTGAACTACATCGGCATCGGCAACGAGCAGTGGGGTCCGGAATACATCGCACGGTATCAGGTCTTTGAAAAAGCCATCAAGTCTCAATATCCGGAAATGATCCTCGTGTCGGGAAGCGGCCCGTTCCCCGACGGGGAAATGTTCGACTACGGCTGGGAGCAACTGAAGCAGATGGGGGCTGAGATCGTCGACGAGCACTACTACCGCAGTCCGTCGTGGTTCCTGGAAAACGCCGACCGCTACGACCGTTACGACCGCAACGGCCCGAAGGTGTTTGCGGGAGAATACGCGGCGCAGAGTGTCGCCATCGCCAGCCCCGACAACAAAAACAACTGGGAGTGTGCGCTGGCAGAAGCCGCCTTTATGACCGGCCTGGAACGCAACGCCGAGGTGGTGCACCTGAGCTCGTATGCACCGCTCTTCGCCCACGTCGACGGCTGGCAGTGGACGCCCGACCTGATATGGTTCAACAACTTGGAATCGTACGGAACGCCCAATTATTACGTCCAGAAACTCTTTGCTACCAACCGCGGCACCGCAGTGCTGCCCCTGACCGAGGGCGGCAAACCCGTCACCGGGCAACAGGGCCTCTACGCCACCGCGGCGAAAGATGCCGCCACGGGCGAGCTCGTGCTCAAGATCGTCAACAGTACCGCCACGCCGCAGGAGCTTAACTTTCAGTTTAAAGGCGTGGCTCGCCTGGCGAAAGAAGGGACACTCACCGTCTTGCAGAGCGACGACCTGGAGGCCGT